AACTCCCTCTTATTAATAGTAGGAAAgtagtaaaagtaaaagtaaagtAATAGTAATAATGTATAGGAATTTataggaaaagaagaaaagaaatagtGAAGCGCTACGACATGATCTGTTAGGTAGATATATGCGGGTGCGGATGAACATGCTAGTTTTAGGTGTTCAAGCACCCATTAACCTTGACGTAAATTTTGTAtagctataataaaaatacaAGAAAGCGGATATAATATTTTAGCGAGCACCCAGGAAACAAAATGACTAGTGGGTGATGTGGAGCTTAAAGCTGAACTAAAGACAAAGACCAAGGTTCGAGTATTCCACACCAAAATGACCTCTATATTTTTAATGGTCAGCTTTTTGTCTTTTGTGAAAAGTTTTACTTTTCCTATTCCCTTTAGGTTTTAGTGTGAAGGCTGCAACCGACTTTTTAACCTTTCTCCGTTTTTCAACTAAATTTTCCTTTTCTGATTTTTATTTTCTCCTTTTCCTTCTTCCTTTCACCTTTAGGTATATTAATTAGATTTAGGAATAAAAAAGGACATCttccagaaaattttaaaaactaaacCCTTCTTGACTTTTCTCACTGGAAACGCAGAGCAGAGAAAAACTAAGACGGAACAATTAGCAAACTATCCTGTCATTCACAAAAATATCAAAATCAGAACATATCACAAGATAATAAGATTTGGTATTTTTATTAAAGTAAgagattaaaaatattttattttgaatttttttcatgCTTATTGTTTTTTCTTTGAAAGCATATTCAATGAAAAATATTGTCTTTGTTACCAACTTATTTGATTCCAAAACTTAATTTTGAGAATATATGCAGGTTATTAATATTGGTGGGTTGTGCGATTGAAGAAATTGTGATCGTCATTGCTTCAAAAATTTGTAAGTTTTCATCTCGTCTTTCGAAAGATAAAATAGTTATATCGTTATTGCCGTATTGTTTGTGTTGTCGATTGAAGGGCATTGTTTCCCCAATAGAAATTAATTAACTTATGTGCAGTAAATTTCAGgtgaaattaaataaaattaaatcTTGTTTGTAGGAATTTTTCATCAACCTTTTGTGTCGAGATGGATAAGTTTGTCACAAGATCAAAAGTTGGGCAACCAAGTTCTAATTCTACTCATCCATCTGTTGCTTCATCCATAATTTCGGAAATTCAAAGGGATATATCTCTTTCAGATCATAATTTAGGATCTCTTGATATTGACCAGGGAGATAGGAAGTCCATTGCAGAATATAGCCCTAATATACGAGATGAAGTTAGAAGATATTATATTTAAATGGGACCTTGCCAGCCTGCGAGTCATGATTTTCCTAAAACTAAGTTTGAGAAGACAATGCGTCAGTTTTATCTTGGTTAATTTAAGGGTCAACATTCAAAGTGGTTGGAGTACAACATATCAAAAGATGCTGCAtattatttgtgttattctttgTTTAAAAATGAACATGAAAGTCATGGAAATATGGGGGATGCTTTTACAAAAAATGGCtttaaaggttggaacaaggcTATGAAAAGATTTAAAGCTCGAGGTAAATAACATCCACAACAAGTGTTTCAATAGGATGATTGATTTAATGAATCAATCACAATCAATTTGcgttttttttttgaaaagtaaTCCGAGAAAGGAAAAAACGAGTCTCGATGTCGCTTGAGTGCTTCAATCGATGTGGCAAGATTTTTTTTGAGACTAGGATTGCCATTTCGTGGGCACGATGAGAGTTAATCTTCTACAAATAGAGGTATCTTTCTTGAACTCTTGCAATGATATAGAGATATTGATAGGGATATTGGacgcattatattagaaaatactccaaaaaatgaaatgatgtgttcCCCAATGATTCAAAAAGATATTATTAATGCTTGTGCCAAAGAAACAATCAAAGTTATCATTGAAGACTTAGATGGAAATTTTTTCGGGATACTAGTTGATGAATCAAAGGATATATCACACAAGGAACAAATGACATTTGTTTTGAGATATGTTAACAAAGAAGGTGAAGTAATTGAGAGATTTGTTGGTATTATTCATGTTAATGATACATCTGCTCAATCATTGAAGAAGAAAATCGACTCTTTTCTTTTGTATCACTCATTAAGTTCATCCCAAATACGTAGGAAAGATTATGATGGAGCTAGTAACATGCAAGGAGAGCTACGTGGTCTTAAGACTTTGATTATGAATGAAACTCCATTGGCTCATTGCATTCATTATTTTGCCCACCAATTGCAATTAACACTTGTGGCTCTTGTAGTGAAGCATTCAGATGTGAATGACTTTTTCTGTATAGTTACTAATGTGTTAAATATTGTTGGAGCATCTTTTAAGCGCAGGGATTTGCTTCGACAATATCAAGCTGAAAAATTAGAGGAGTTGCTCATATCAGGTGAAGTGTATACTGGGCGAGGATTAAATCAAGAACGTGGGCTTCAACGACCAGGTGATACTCGTTGGGGTTTTCATTATAGAATGTTAGATAACCTCATTGTCCTGTTTTCATCAATTATTCATGTTCTTGAATTTATTGCTTGTGAGGGTCCAAATTATGCTGATAGACTTGTTGCTGAAAGTCTTATGACTAAGATTAAGGaatttgaatttgtttttatgttGCACGTGATGTGAAAAGTTCTAATGATGACAAATGATTTGAGCTCCTCATTACAAAGGATGGATCAAGATATTGTCAATTCTATGGGACTCCTCACTCATACGAAGCAAAGATTACAAACGACGAGGAATAGTGAATTTGAATCATTAATGGTTGATGTCTCTTCCTTCTGTGATAAACATGAGATACTGATCCCGAAGATGGACGCTCGCTATTTTCCTGGGAAGTCAAAGCGTAGAGCTCTTGATGTTACATACTCTCATCATTTGCATTTTGAGATATTTAATGATGTTATTGATTTGCATCTTCAAGAGCTTAACAGTCATTTCGATGATGTGAGTACCGACTTACTTCTCAGTATGGCTAGTTTAAATCCACTTAATTCATTTGGTAATTTTGATAAGAACAGGATAATGAAATTGGCTGAATATTATCTGAATGAATTTGACAGCAACAAGCTCCGGGATCTTAGTTGCCAACTTGACAGTTTTATAGTTTATGCTCGTAGTCGTGACAAGAGGTTCTTCAACATGAAGGGAATTGGTGACATTTCTAAAGTGTTGGTTAAGTCAGATCTGCATCAAACTTGGCCACTTGTGTATTTACTTATCAAGTTGACTCTCATTCTTACTGTTGCTACTGCTTCTGTGGAACGAGCTTTCTCATCCATGAACTACATAAAACATGAGTTTCGCAATAACATAGGTGATGAATTTTTAAATAGTTGTTTAGTGTGCTATGTAGAGCATAAGATATTCTCAACTGTGAACAATGATGCCATTATTCATCGTTTTCAGCATATGAAAAGTCGTCGATCACAGTTGTGAATTGTGACTATAAGTCCTTTTTGGTAATGATAATACTATTAGTAGTTCATTATGACTTGTGACAAAGTATTTTTTGGTAATGATAATACTATTAGTAGTTTTCACATTAACTCTTTTTGCTCTTGCATTCGAATAGTTATGCACTTATACTATGCGATTGATAGCAACTTTATATTAAAGGAAGTGAGCACCCACGACCttaaaatcctggatccgccactGAATATATTTCATCAAACTAGAACTGGGAAGTTGCATGGAGGACACGTGGCACCTTCCACAAATATACATAACTATCTTTTTACATATCCTTACTTAAATtgcaaaagatatatatatatatatatatatatatatatatatatatatatatagcttcaaGCCCAACACTAGATAGCTCAATATTACTACAGTGCAGAAGGCAAAAGGAAGGAGAATTAAGATATGCATTCGGTAAAGGAGAAAGTAAGTAACGCAGCAAATTAAAGGAGCAGGTTGACAAGTTTAAAGCAAAAGCTGAAGAAAAGCTAAGGTCTGAAATAAGTATTTTCAGTTTGGTAGAGTTTGTTTTGCTTCATGAATCCAAGGCTAGGCATAGGCATGCTGGGGAGAAGTTATAGAGTAGTTGTATATGGTAATCATAATGAATGGATCGTGTGCATGTCCAGGAAATTAAATTCATTTTGTACAGATGGGACCTACATCTATCTGGGTCAAGTTCGACTCATTTTATCACCTTGATGTTTCCTCGAACAGGGGTCGAAATGTAAAAGGTAATAATCCAAATTGGTTAAAATGCCTCCATATTTAATTTCAGTTTTATCTTATTGTTTTCATTGTTTTGAGATAGCTACATTTGTGGCTTTGTTTATTAGCCCTCTACGCGCCCATTATTAATGTTCTGATAGGACGCAACTCTTTAGTATGCTTTAGTAGTGGTTTATTGTTCGACtctatatttttatttgtttgattTCGTTCCTTTTTATCCTTTTAATTTGGTGTTTGAATGCGATGAATTTCTTTTTCCTCCTCCTCTTTGAAGGGTGTCAGTTACATCCTTGACCGAAAAAGATTTTGAGGCTTTCTTGAAGCCCAAGAATTTCTTACATAGCTGGAGAAGAGGTGAACTCCATAGAAAGACACACAAGCTTTGGAATAATATTGAAAATTTAACCTGAATAGCCACTTACCCAAACGCTTAAATTGAAAATAATCGATATAGATATTTATGTATCATATATGTATAGTTGTATATAATCAGTGTATAATCTATTTATATTTAATAAGACAAGTAAACAATAAATTTGACTGACTAATTGTGTAAAAATCCTAACACTATTGCCATGGTCATTTGGTGGATAATTTAGACCGAGAGAAACAATAGAATCTTTGAAGGCAAACTTAGAAACATACATAGCATAAAACAGAAATGTGTTTCTTTGCTAGCTTATTGTTGCAACATGGACTTTGTAAATGATGTAGATTCCATGTTAGAAATGATAGAGGCTTTGCACACTTTGTAATTTTTAACCCATTGTCTTAGAGCTGTATATACATTTATAAAATATCATTAATTAACAAAAAACTACTGATAACTTGGAGGAAATTGATTCGCATTTGAGAGAAGCTGAAAATTCAAgttcaaatattttattagaTCTAGCTAGTTTAGTGGTATAACTATAagattgtttaccctcaaaatcgataacaattgaatttgtaagtgattttaaggatatgcggattaacttgatacaaagtgataaattaaattacaattgaaataaataacgacAAAGTAAGTTCAAATCACACGAATTGGACAATTTCAGTCTTGGAAGACCAGTCACCCTCGAATCGGATGTACTTCGATCGGTCTTAAGATACAGATGAATAAGAgcttaaagaaaaataataatgtattatttttgagtgcgtgttacaatgtgtcttatgaattatcagaccccctttatatagtagaggagttctactttaggtacaattctataaacgGTAAATAAATCTCTTGATTTACTGATTAAGGATCCCTTATCGATACGTGCCGTGATTTCCGCCGTAATATctgaccggtcacggatatttcgacATTCTGTTGGCTATGTtaacaatgtttcttcgaactcgttcgaggctaggaccgattccgggaTCACAGGCTCAATATTCTTCGAAGGCAGGCGTTTTGCCCCCGGGTTCT
The DNA window shown above is from Nicotiana tomentosiformis chromosome 8, ASM39032v3, whole genome shotgun sequence and carries:
- the LOC104087966 gene encoding uncharacterized protein isoform X2, translating into MMCSPMIQKDIINACAKETIKVIIEDLDGNFFGILVDESKDISHKEQMTFVLRYVNKEGEVIERFVGIIHVNDTSAQSLKKKIDSFLLYHSLSSSQIRRKDYDGASNMQGELRGLKTLIMNETPLAHCIHYFAHQLQLTLVALVVKHSDVNDFFCIVTNVLNIVGASFKRRDLLRQYQAEKLEELLISGEVYTGRGLNQERGLQRPVLMMTNDLSSSLQRMDQDIVNSMGLLTHTKQRLQTTRNSEFESLMVDVSSFCDKHEILIPKMDARYFPGKSKRRALDVTYSHHLHFEIFNDVIDLHLQELNSHFDDQQAPGS
- the LOC104087966 gene encoding uncharacterized protein isoform X1 is translated as MMCSPMIQKDIINACAKETIKVIIEDLDGNFFGILVDESKDISHKEQMTFVLRYVNKEGEVIERFVGIIHVNDTSAQSLKKKIDSFLLYHSLSSSQIRRKDYDGASNMQGELRGLKTLIMNETPLAHCIHYFAHQLQLTLVALVVKHSDVNDFFCIVTNVLNIVGASFKRRDLLRQYQAEKLEELLISGEVYTGRGLNQERGLQRPVLMMTNDLSSSLQRMDQDIVNSMGLLTHTKQRLQTTRNSEFESLMVDVSSFCDKHEILIPKMDARYFPGKSKRRALDVTYSHHLHFEIFNDVIDLHLQELNSHFDDVSTDLLLSMASLNPLNSFGNFDKNRIMKLAEYYLNEFDSNKLRDLSCQLDSFIVYARSRDKRFFNMKGIGDISKVLVKSDLHQTWPLVYLLIKLTLILTVATASVERAFSSMNYIKHEFRNNIGDEFLNSCLVCYVEHKIFSTVNNDAIIHRFQHMKSRRSQL